A stretch of the Drosophila sulfurigaster albostrigata strain 15112-1811.04 chromosome 2L, ASM2355843v2, whole genome shotgun sequence genome encodes the following:
- the LOC133839171 gene encoding V-type proton ATPase 116 kDa subunit a 1, with protein sequence MGDMFRSEQMSLCQLFIQPDAAYATIAELGESGCVQFRDLNEQVNAFQRKYVNEVRRCDDMERRLRYVENELRKDDIKMPELPAEQEPPAPNQREIVDLEAQLEKTDNELREMSANGASLNANFRHMHELKSVLENTQGFFSDHEAMNFDSNRIIDPNDPSQASAQRGQLAFVAGVIKLERFFSFERMLWRISRGNIFLRRNDISGLVDDDESGRPVLKTVFVAFFQGEQLKQRIKKVCTGYHADVYPCPSSHSERVEMIRDVNTRLEDLKMVLNQSADHRSRVLASAAKHLASWTIMVKKMKAIYHILNYFNPDVTGKCLIGEGWVPNKDLPTVQQALVRGSKLSDSSIPAFMNVIATKEQPPTYTRTNKFTSGFQNLIDAYGLASYREVNPGLYTTITFPFLFAVMFGDMGHGLILVAFASWLIIMEKKLAGNKEEIFNIFFGGRYIILLMGLFSLYTGLIYNDVFSKSMNIFGSGWQNTYNTSTVTDETIDYLTMRPRINNFKTYPLGMDPVWQMADNKIIFLNTFKMKLSIIFGVLHMFFGICMSVVNFIHYRKYASIFLEFLPQVVFLLLLFGYMVFMMFYKWVVYNDDTDQQDLSPGCAPSILILFINMMLFGHQEPLDGCKEYMFEGQDSIQQIFVVVALICIPIMLVGKPLYIIAKRPKHLPAPNHAPPAQAAGGGGGGHGGHGGEDETTGELFIQQAIHTIEYVLSTVSHTASYLRLWALSLAHAQLSEVLWSMVFSQAFNIEGYVGCIAVFIIFGAWAGLTVGILVLIEGLSAFLHTLRLHWVEFMSKFYEGAGYAFEPFSFKAILEDTGENN encoded by the exons ATGGGCGATATGTTCCGCAGTGAGCAAATGTCCCTGTGCCAGTTGTTCATACAACCGGACGCAGCGTATGCCACCATTGCCGAACTGGGCGAAAGCGGTTGTGTCCAGTTCCGGGATCTCAACGAGCAAGTCAACGCCTTTCAGCGCAAATATGTGAACGAAGTGCGACGCTGCGATGACATGGAGCGAAGACTGCGCTACGTGGAGAATGAATTGCGCAAGGATGACATTAAAATGCCCGAACTGCCGGCCGAACAGGAACCACCTGCACCGAATCAACGTGAAATCGTCGACCTGGAGGCGCAACTGGAGAAAACCGACAACGAGTTGCGTGAAATGTCGGCAAACGGCGCCAGTTTGAATGCCAACTTCAGGCACATGCATGAGCTGAAGAGTGTGCTGGAGAACACCCAAGGTTTCTTCTCCGACCACGAGGCCATGAATTTCGATTCCAATCGCATCATCGATCCCAATGATCCCAGTCAAGCGAGTGCCCAGCGTGGTCAGCTCGCCTTTGTGGCCGGTGTCATCAAGCTGGAGCGTTTCTTCAGCTTCGAACGCATGTTGTGGCGCATCTCGCGTGGCAACATCTTTTTGCGACGCAATGATATTAGCGGATTGGTTGATGACGATGAATCTGGCCGTCCTGTGCTCAAGACTGTGTTCGTGGCCTTCTTCCAGGGCGAACAGCTGAAGCAACGCATCAAGAAAGTCTGCACTGGGTATCATGCCGATGTCTATCCCTGTCCCAGCTCGCACTCGGAGCGTGTCGAGATGATTCGCGATGTCAACACACGTCTGGAGGATCTGAAAATGGTGCTCAATCAAAGTGCCGATCATCGCAGTCGAGTACTTGCCTCGGCGGCCAAGCATTTGGCCAGCTGGACCATAATGGTCAAGAAAATGAAGGCCATCTATCACATACTCAACTATTTCAATCCCGATGTAACCGGCAAGTGTCTGATTGGCGAGGGTTGGGTGCCCAACAAGGATTTGCCAACGGTGCAGCAGGCATTGGTACGTGGCTCCAAGCTCTCGGACAGTAGCATTCCGGCCTTTATGAATGTCATTGCGACCAAGGAGCAACCGCCAACCTATACGCGAACCAACAAGTTTACCAGTGGCTTCCAGAACCTGATTGATGCCTATGGTTTGGCCTCGTATCGTGAGGTAAACCCAGGACTTTATACTACAATCACGTTTCCGTTTCTGTTCGCTGTCATGTTTGGTGATATGGGACATGGACTTATTCTAGTGGCATTCGCTTCTTGGCTCATTATCATGGAGAAAAAATTGGCTGGCAACAAAGAGGAAATCTTCAACATATTCTTCGGTGGTCGCTACATTATTCTACTCATGGGTCTGTTCTCCTTGTACACGGGCTTGATCTACAACGATGTGTTCTCCAAGTCAATGAATATCTTTGGCTCCGGCTGGCAGAATACGTACAATACTTCAACGGTCACCGATGAGACCATCGACTATTTGACAATGCGGCCAAGAATCAACAACTTCAAAACATATCCACTCGGCATGGATCCCGTTTGGCAGATGGCCGACAACAAAATCATCTTTCTGAACACCTTCAAGATGAAACTGTCGATTATATTTGGTGTGCTTCACATGttctttggcatttgcatGTCGGTGGTGAACTTTATCCATTATCGCAAATATGCCAGCATTTTCCTGGAATTCTTGCCACAAGTTgtcttcctgctgctgcttttcggTTACATGGTCTTTATGATGTTCTACAAATGGGTCGTCTACAATGATGACACCGATCAGCAAGACCTTTCGCCCGGTTGTGCACCATCTATACTCATTCTGTTCATCAACATGATGCTCTTTGGCCACCAGGAGCCACTCGATGGCTGCAAGGAATACATGTTCGAAGGTCAGGATAGCATCCAACAGATCTTTGTGGTTGTCGCACTCATCTGCATACCCATAATGCTGGTGGGCAAGCCATTGTACATCATTGCAAAGCGACCCAAACATTTGCCAGCACCAAATCATGCTCCACCTGCACAAGCTGCAGGTGGAGGCGGAGGTGGTCATGGTGGTCATGGTGGTGAGGATGAGACTACAGGCGAGTTGTTCATCCAGCAGGCCATTCACACCATCGAGTATGTGCTGAGCACAGTCTCCCACACAGCATCCTATTTGCGTCTCTGGGCTTTATCCTTGGCTCATGCGC AATTGTCGGAAGTCTTGTGGAGCATGGTCTTCTCTCAAGCCTTCAACATCGAGGGTTATGTGGGCTGCATTGCTGTCTTTATCATCTTTGGAGCCTGGGCTGGCCTCACAGTTGGCATTCTGGTTCTTATTGAGGGTCTTTCGGCCTTTTTGCACACATTGCGCTTGCATTG GGTCGAGTTCATGAGCAAGTTCTATGAGGGCGCTGGTTACGCCTTTGAGCCATTCTCCTTTAAGGCCATACTCGAGGATACCGGCGAGAACAACTAG